The Dehalococcoides mccartyi CG5 genome contains the following window.
GCCGAGAAACTGCCTCTGCAAACCCTGCTTATAAACAAGAAAGGCTACTTTGAAAGGTAAACCTGGGTGGAAATAGCGTTCTGGATTATAGCCATAACCTGTATAGTCTCCGCCTTGCTGGTGGTGGGAGTGAAAAATATTTTCCACTCATCCCTCTGGCTGATACTCTGTTTCCTTTCGGTGGCAGGTGTGTTCCTGCTTCTTTCAGCTGACTTTCTGGCGGCAGTGCAGATACTTATCTATATCGGCGCTATATCAGTGCTTATTATACTGGCCATCATGCTTACCCGTGAGGTTCAGCGCGGCAATCTTACCAATAAACTCAAGATACCGGCTCTATTTGTTGTTACCGCTCTAGGCGGGATAATGACCTATATGCTTATCAGTTCAAACTGGACTTCAAGCGACGCCCCTCCCCCATCTACCACCACTGCCGGGCTTGCGGATATGCTTTTCGGGGCAGACGGGTTTGGGCTGGGAGTACTGCTGACGGGCGTAATATTACTAGTCGCCATTATCGGGGCTATAGTGCTGGTGAGGGATAAATAATATGGGACTGACTCACTTTTTGGTACTGGCGGTAATATTGTTCTGCATCGGGCTTTACGGGGCACTGGTTAAGAAGAGTGCTGTAGTAATACTGATGTGCATAGAAATAATGCTGAATGCGGTTACCATAGCGGCAGTTGCCTTTAACCGTTTCGCTTCACCCGAATTATTTACCGGGCAAATATTCACCCTGTTTATTATTGCGGTGGCCGCAGCCGAGGCAACTATAGGTCTGGCCATAATAATATCCATCTACAAAAACCGGGATACTATTGACGCAACTAAGATAGATTTGATGAAGTGGTAAAGAGGAAGAATAAGCCATGACCCAAACCGGACTCTGGCTCATAATGCTGCTCCCCCTTATCTGCGGGGCGTTGATAGCTCTGGGGTATGCCTTTTTCTGCAGAAAACCAGCCATCAGCGGTTATCTGGGTATAGCCGGTGTAGGCGGTTCCCTTTTGCTTTCAATATGGGGGCTGATAGGTCTGCTGGGTAAAGAAGGGGCTTCTTACTACGCACCCGGTTTCAGCTGGTTTGCGGTAGGAAATTCCATTGATATCAGCTTTAACCTCAGCTTTGACCCGCTGGCCGCTATAATGTGTTTTGTAATCCTTTTTGTTAGCCTGATGGTGCATATATATTCACAGGGCTATATGCACGGTGACAAGGGATATCCCCGTTATTATGCCTTTTTATCTTTCTTTACCGCCTCCATGCTGGGGCTGGTACTCTCGGATAATTTACTGTTTACCTTTTTCTTCTGGGAACTGGTAGGCTTGGCATCATATCTCCTTATCGGATTCTGGTTTACCCGCCCGGCCGCGGCCAATGCCGCTAAAAAAGCTTTTATCGTAACCCGTATCGGTGATGTGGGCTTTTTAGCCGCCATAATAATCCTGTTTGCCAATACCGGCACGCTGGATATACACAGCTTAAACGGCATGGCTGAAATGGGGCTGATAGGGGCTGGCGTGGTTACCATAGCTGCTCTGGGGATATTTGCAGGTGCGGTAGGCAAATCTGCCCAGTTCCCACTGCATGTATGGCTGCCGGACGCTATGGAAGGTCCTACCCCGGTTTCCGCCCTTATCCATGCTGCCACCATGGTTGCCGCCGGTGTGTTTCTGGTTGCCCGAACCTATCCCATATTTGAAAGTTCGGCTACCGCCATGCTTTGGGTATCCATCATCGGGGCGGTTACTGCCATATTTGCCGCCACCATGGCACTTGTTATGAATGATATGAAACGTATACTGGCCTATTCCACCGTCAGCCAGCTGGGCTATATGATGCTGGGTCTGGGTACAGGCGGTATTGCCATCGGTATATTCCACCTTTTCAACCATGCTTTTTTCAAGAGTCTGCTTTTTTTGGGTTCGGGAAGTGTAAACCACGCTACCGGAACATTTGATATCCGCGAAATGGGCGGGCTTTCCAAACCCATGCCTGTTACCAGCAGGACTTTCCTTATTGCTTCACTCAGTCTGGCAGGCATTTGGCCGCTTTCAGGTTTTTTCAGCAAGGATGAGATACTTGCAGGGGCTATGGATGGTCAATTTATCCTGTTTATTCTGGCACTTATCACTGTATTTCTGACGGCCTTTTATATGTTCCGTCTTTACTTCGTGGCTTTTGGGGGTACATACCGCGGCAAGGGAAATCCCCATGAATCGCCTCGTGTTATGTCATGGCCGCTTTTAATACTGGTTGTGCCTTCGGTAATCAGCGGTTTGCTTAATGCAGGGGGCGGTTTCAGTTCCTTCCTTGGTGAAGAAGTCCATACCGGCTTTTTTGAAGGTTTACTCGGCATTTTGCTGCACCCGCTGGCACTGGTTTCACTGGCAGTCGCCGGCGGCGGCATATATCTGGCATTCCTGATGTATAAAAAGAAAAGCCTTTCACCCGCTATATTTACAGAACGCTTCAAAGGGCTTTACATGGTCTTTTCCAAAAAATACTGGATGGATGAGCTGTATGAAGGGGCTATAGCTAAAAACATACTTATGAAAGGTGTGTTTGCTTTTATGGCCTTCTTTGACCGCAAGGTAGTAGACGGCGGAATAAACGGGTTCTTCATTCAAAAAGTACTATTCAGCCGTCTTTTCAGCCGTTTCCGAACTGCCGATGAACGCATAGTGGACGGGGCTGTAAACGGAGTTGCCAGCATAACTCTGGAGGGTGGCAAAGTGGGTCGGAAAGCCCAGACAGGTCAGCTCCAGTCATATGGAATTTATCTTGCCGCCGGGGTGGTTGTACTGGTGATGGCGGCTCTTATTATCTGGTAAGGGGGGAGTATGAGCATACCATACTTAACACTAATAACATTCTTGCCCGCAGCGGGAGCTATACTAATGGCTCTGTGGCCGCGTTTGTCCGG
Protein-coding sequences here:
- a CDS encoding NADH-quinone oxidoreductase subunit J family protein, which translates into the protein MEIAFWIIAITCIVSALLVVGVKNIFHSSLWLILCFLSVAGVFLLLSADFLAAVQILIYIGAISVLIILAIMLTREVQRGNLTNKLKIPALFVVTALGGIMTYMLISSNWTSSDAPPPSTTTAGLADMLFGADGFGLGVLLTGVILLVAIIGAIVLVRDK
- the nuoK gene encoding NADH-quinone oxidoreductase subunit NuoK, with the protein product MGLTHFLVLAVILFCIGLYGALVKKSAVVILMCIEIMLNAVTIAAVAFNRFASPELFTGQIFTLFIIAVAAAEATIGLAIIISIYKNRDTIDATKIDLMKW
- the nuoL gene encoding NADH-quinone oxidoreductase subunit L — its product is MTQTGLWLIMLLPLICGALIALGYAFFCRKPAISGYLGIAGVGGSLLLSIWGLIGLLGKEGASYYAPGFSWFAVGNSIDISFNLSFDPLAAIMCFVILFVSLMVHIYSQGYMHGDKGYPRYYAFLSFFTASMLGLVLSDNLLFTFFFWELVGLASYLLIGFWFTRPAAANAAKKAFIVTRIGDVGFLAAIIILFANTGTLDIHSLNGMAEMGLIGAGVVTIAALGIFAGAVGKSAQFPLHVWLPDAMEGPTPVSALIHAATMVAAGVFLVARTYPIFESSATAMLWVSIIGAVTAIFAATMALVMNDMKRILAYSTVSQLGYMMLGLGTGGIAIGIFHLFNHAFFKSLLFLGSGSVNHATGTFDIREMGGLSKPMPVTSRTFLIASLSLAGIWPLSGFFSKDEILAGAMDGQFILFILALITVFLTAFYMFRLYFVAFGGTYRGKGNPHESPRVMSWPLLILVVPSVISGLLNAGGGFSSFLGEEVHTGFFEGLLGILLHPLALVSLAVAGGGIYLAFLMYKKKSLSPAIFTERFKGLYMVFSKKYWMDELYEGAIAKNILMKGVFAFMAFFDRKVVDGGINGFFIQKVLFSRLFSRFRTADERIVDGAVNGVASITLEGGKVGRKAQTGQLQSYGIYLAAGVVVLVMAALIIW